Within Candidatus Flexicrinis affinis, the genomic segment AGGACTACTACGACGTCGATACCGACTTCAACCCATTCCGCATCGGGGCGTGATCACCGGGTGTTCTAACGGCGTGTGCCCTGCGGTACACTGGTTGAATAAGGACTTGATATCGCCACCTGTGTATAGTGGCTCAGGTGGATTTACTCTGTTGGACAATCGAAAGGACTGCCTTTCATGAAAGCGATTATCTTGGCCGCTGGCCAAGGGACACGTCTACGCCCAGTTACGCTCACAATGCCAAAGCCGATGGTGCCGGTGGCCAACAAGCCGCTGATCGAGTATGCCGTCGATCTGCTGAAGGCTGCCGGCGTCCACGATATCGGGATTATCGTCAACTCGCTCGAGTCGCCGATCGTGCCCATGCTCGGCAACGGGACGAAGCAGAACGTTCGCCTCGAATATCTCGTACAGTCGGAACAGAAGGGACTCGCCCACGCATGTTCGCTGGCGGCCGATTTCGTCGGTGACGAGCCGTTCGCCATGCTGCTGGGCGACAACATCTTCCAAGACCAGATGACCAAGATGCTGACCGAGTTCGAGGCGTCCGATGCCGAAGCGGCTATTGCCCTCGGCGAAGTGGCCGATCCGACCCGTTTCGGGATCGCGGAGGTCGAGGGCGACCGTATCTTGCGCGTGGTCGAAAAGCCAAAAGACCCGCCGAGCAACCTCGCCATCAGCGGCGTGTACCTGTTCCGCCGGTCGATCTTCGACTCGATCAGCCGAATCACGCCGTCGTGGCGCAACGAGCTTGAGATCACTGATGCAATTCAAGACTTGTTGACGCACAACAAGAAGGTCAGCTACTACACGATCAAAGGCTGGTGGATCGACGCCGGCAAGCCGGACGCGATCGTGCGCGCCAACCAGCTCGTCATGGGCGACATGCCGTACTCGCCCCCGCCCGAAGGCGACACCATCGAGAATTCCGAGGTGTCGGCACGCGTGCTGATCGGCGCTGGGAGCCGCATCATCAACAGCACGGTGCGCGGGCCAGTGGTCGTCGGCACAGGCGTGACGATCAAAGACAGCTACGTCGGTCCGTACACGGCGATCGGCGACAACGTGACGCTGGAACATGCGGAGATCGAAGCCAGTATCGTGATGAAGGACTGCACGCTGCGCGGGATCGACGGGCGTATCGACAGCAGCCTCATGGCCGACGGCTCGATTGTCCTATCGTCGGGCCGCTCGATGCCGCGGGTTCACCGCTTCATCCTCGCCGAGAACAGCTACGTCCAGCTCTAGCGCCTGCTGCGCGACAACACGAAGGAAACCGATACATGAGCAAGTCCAAAGACCAGATCAAGGCCAAGCTGGACGAAGTGCGCGCCTATTTCGAGCGCGTGCTGGAGGCTGTCGGCGACCGCTGGGAACAGCAGGTGTACTCCGACGGCTTGCAGTGGACCGTACGGCAGGTCTTGATCCACGTCGCCGACGCCGACCGCGGACATAACCGGCAGGCGATGGGCTACGCGGCGGGCGAGAAGGTTATCCCGGATGATTTCGACGTACAGCGGTACAACACCCGCACGACCGAGAAGTTCGCTGACAAGCCGGCCCAGCAGGCGTGGAACGAACTGCGTGAATCGCGCGTCGCCCTGCTCGCGTGGCTCGAATCCGTCGACGAGGACAAGCTCGACATGGAAGGGCGGCACGCGTCCGGGCCAATCATGCCAGTGCGCAAGATGCTCCGCATACAGGCGCTGCACGAACAAGCGCACGCGCAGGACATTGCCAAGGCACTCGGGATTGACGCCTGATGCACGGCAAAGCGAATGCCTTCATCATCCACCAGACCGACCCGTTCAACGGCGGACCTGATCCGCGCGTACTCGCTCGGGAGGCCATCACGCCAGCCGACCTGTTCTATGTTCGCGGCCACGCCCCCGTGCCACAGATCCCGCCGGAAGACTGTACGGTCGTCGTGGATGGACTGGTGTCGCACCCGCTTACGCTGCGCCTGTCCGACCTGCAGCGGGGGTTCCCCGTCAAGACGAGCGAGGTTACGCTGCAGTGTGCAGGCAACCGCCGTACCGAACTGCACAACGTCAAGCCGATGCAGCCCAACGCGCTGCTGTGGATGACCGAAGCCATCAGCAACGCGACGTGGACCGGCGTCTCGCTGTCCGACATTCTGATGCGCGTCGGCGTGCAGGACGAGGCTTCACACGTAGCGTTCCTCGGCGCAGACCGCGGCGCGTCACCTAACGGCGACGGCTTCGGCGGATCGATTCCCTTGAGCAAGGCACAGGGTAAGGACGTGTTGTTGGCATGGGCCATGAACGGCGAGCCGCTCCAGCCCATCCACGGTGGGCCGCTGCGGGTCGTCGTGCCGGGCTACTACGCCGCGCGCAGTGTCAAATGGCTCAACCGCATCACGGTGCAGGACGGGCCGAGCGACAACCACTTTCAGTCGCACGACTACAAGGTCTTTCCACCTGACGTGACCGAGGACAACGTCGAGTGGGAGGCGGGCGAAATGCTCGGTGAGCAGCGCACGCACGCCGCATTACTGTCTCCGGTAGACGGCGACGCGGTGGACGTTGGCAAGGTCACGCTCGAAGGTTATGCCATGGCCGGCGGCGACTCGATGATCAACGGTGTCGAGATTTCGCTCGACGGCGGCGAGTCGTGGCGCGCGGCCGACCTAACGACCGAGCCGCGTCAGTGGATCTGGACGCTGTGGCGAGCCGAGGTCGAGCTGCCGGCGGGCGAACACACGATCATCGTGCGCGCAAACGACAACGCCGGAAGCACTCAGCCGCCGGCGGTCGAAGACCTCTGGAATTTTCGGGGTTATCAGAATTTCGCGTGGCACCGCGTGGCGATTAGCGCCAGTTAGACGCCTCACCGGCCCAGCTTGAGAAGCGCTGCTCGTACATCGAGACGAAGTCGTTACGGCTCGTCCACGCGGCGAAGCGGTAGATCGCGTTGAGCTTTTCGACCTGCCGCGCCAGTGCTGGAACTACATCGCCGTTCAACTCGGATACGCTGTACCAGCGGCCAATTCGCAGCGGTTCGCTGCCTTCGGTCAAGGTCTGCATCCACGCTTCCATGAGGCGCGGGCGCATCAAGTTTTCCACGGTGAAGTGCTCATCACACAGGCTGTGGCCGTGCCAGTGGCCCACACACGTCTCAAGGTCAAGGCTCAACAGCAGTTGACGGAACTCGTCGCGGTAACGGCGCACATTGAGCTTGCCAGCCAAATTGCGCTGATCCCACCACGCCTGCGACGGCAGCATGAACTCGAGCGCAAGATCGCTTGTGGTGAGGCGCAGCTCGATGCGCGGATGGTACTCATGGCGCAGGGTTTCCCCACTCAGACCGATGCGGGCTTGTACCGCGAGCGCCTCGCCGTTCACCCGGACAAGCGCCGTGCGGCGTGCTTCGCCGTTGGCGGCATCCGGCAGGGACAGCGGCTCAAGCGGGAGGCGGGTGTTAGCGATGCGCGCGTGCAGCGACTTGGCGATGGCGGTGAAATTGGGGAGTGTATGGCTGACTGGCGACATGATAAACCCTGCATAAATTGGTGATTCATTGAGATAGTACAAATATACCATACATTGTCAATGGATTGCAAATCCTAATTTCAGTCCACCGCACGTGTGGGCAATCGGGTACCCGAATACCGCGCGGCGGGTAGGCGTAATTGCAGGTACATTGCGCCTAACGCAAGCTGTTCTGTATAATCTCGAATAGTTTCTTCGATCGGGAGCAAACGCGATGCAGGGCAGCGATACGTTTCGTCTGGTGCAGCGGCGTGGGCCACAGCCAAATACCGTTTACGAACTGACCAAAGACGTTCACTCTTTGGGCCGTGACATCGCGAACGACATTGTGATCAACGACGCAGAAGTGAGCCGCCATCACCTGCGGTTCCAGCGCGGTGTCGACGGTTTCACGATTGCCGATCTGGGATCGACCAACGGCACGTTCATTAATGGTCAGCGGCTCGTTGGCAGCCGCCCGCTCAACCACGGCGACATGGTGAGCCTCGGGGAGACCGTCACGCTCGGCTACGAGCGCATGCGCGCCGGTGCCCCCAGCGGGTCCGATGCGCCGACCTACGCGCCGGGACCAACACCGTACGCGCCAAGTCCGGAGCCACAGTCGCCGTATGCCCCGCAAGGACGGCCGGACACGCCCCCGTATACGCCACCTGCCGACGGCGGGTATGGCGGACAGTACGCACAGCCCCAGCAGCCCCAATATCCGCAGCAGCAAGGGTACGGGCAGCAGCAGCCCTATTATCCGCAGGAGTATTCGGCGCCAGGTTACGGACAACAGCAGCCCGGCTATGCCCCGCCGGGGCAAGTTCCGCCCGGGTACGACTACGACCCGTATGCCGTGCGCGAGGAGGAACCCCGCAGCGCGCTGCGCTGGATCGCCATCGGCTGTGCCGTGCTGTTGGTGTTCTGCGCGTGTGTCGGCGGCATCGGCCTCGTGATTATCGACACGCTGCGCCTGTGGGACAGTGTCCCCATCCTACGCGACATCGCGTGTATGTTTGCCAACTGCGGTTAGCGTGAGCGCCGCGACAACCGTGTGACTTTCCGAGACAGCAGGCTGACACCCTGCTGTTTCGCTTTGTGTGACTGCTGCTCGGCAGCAGTAGAAGGATGCGATCTCGATGTGGAGCCCCGCACTGCTGGCCTTGCTTGAGCTGGAATTGCTCGACGCAATTGTCGAATTGAACCGTCTTGACGAGGAGATGACTTCCAGCACGGGGCCATACGACTCGGCAGTCGTCTTTATGGCGGCCGACATCTTTGAGGATAGGCTAGGGTTCGGGCTGGACGATCTTGAAGAACCCGACCTCGATCGGCTGATGGACGACGACTGGGTGATTCGCACGGCATGGGCGGACTGCGTCGATCTGGCGCAAAACGAACTGGTGCCCAAACTGCGCGCGTGCTAGAAACCGAGTTGAAAGTGCTGAGTGCTGAGAAACCGCTGAGGGACTCTCTCACGAGACGCAGTGACACCAGAACGCCAGACTCGGAATGCTCACCGGAATCAAGTCGTGGTCACTGACTGAAAATGCAGCCAAAACCCGCCTAGAATAGACTCAATTGACGCGGCGGGTCGTCCTCGTGCGGCGGCGCATCCGGGATTCCCGCGGCGATGCTGCGCAGGCGGCGCACTTCTGTCAGAATCGCCGGGATGCGGTTGATGTCGTCTTCCATGTCGTAGCGTAGGGCCGGGTTACGCAGCGCGGCCGCCGGATGATACAGCGGGTAGTAGGCGACCCGCCCCTCGTAGCGCGGCTTGCCGTGGATCGAGCTGATTTTGGCGTTCGGGAAGTAGCGCGCCATGCTGAACCGACCCAACGTGACGATAATCAGCGGGTCGATCGCCGCCAGCTGCTCGTTGAGGAACGGTTCGCACGCGGCGATCTCGTCAGGCTGTGGATCGCGGTTGTTCGGCGGGCGGTGTTTGACGACATTGGCGATAAACACCTGCGACCGCTTCAGCCCGATCAGGTTTAGCAGATAGTCGAGATACTGCCCCGACCGGCCGACAAACGGCAGGCCCTGAATGTCTTCCTGCTCGCCCGGCCCTTCGCCGACGAACACGATCTCCGCGTCCGGATCGCCCGAACCCGGAACCGGGTTGCGCGCCCGTTCGTACAGGCGGCAGGCCCGGCACGCCGCCACGCGATCTGCGATCGCCTTTAGCGCGGTGGCTCGGTCTTGCTGCATGCGTCCTCCCCCGTTGACTCCTTCGCAGCCCGGCTAGAACACGGCGACGACGCTGTCCTTGCGCGGGTCGCACCCGCCGTGCAGCACGCCGGTCTCCGGGTCGCGCACAATGATCTGCCCGCTGCCGAACAGCAGACGTTCGTCGCCCGCTACCGGCCTCACATTATGACCCAACGACGCCAACCGTGCCGCAGTCTTGAACGAAATACCGTCTTCCAACGCCAGCACGCTGTCGCCGGTGCCGTCGCTCAAGCACCAGCGCGGCCGATCCAGCGCCTCCTGCGGGTTGAGGTCGTCATCGATCATGCCGCTAATGACTTGGAAGTGCCCCTGCGGCTGCATGAATCCGCCCATCACACCGAACGGGCCGAACAGCGAACCGTCGGTGCGGGTCGCCATGCCGGGGATGATCGTGTGGTACGGCCGCTTGCCGCCTTCCAGCGCGTTGCGATAGCCGGGGTCGAGCACGAAGTTCGCGCCGCGGTTCTGCAGGAACACGCCGTAGCCCTTGGCGACAATGCCGGTGCCGAAGCCCATGTACAGGCTGTTGATGAAAGAGCACGCGTTGCCCTCGCCATCGGCGGTGCACAGGTAGACCGTGTCGGAGCTGTCCGGCGGCATGCCGAAACTCGGAGGCTGCATCGCGCGGTCGGCGGAGATCAGCGCACGCCGATCAGCGGCATAGCCCTTGTTGAGCAAACCGTCCGTCGGCACGTCGGCACGCGACGGGTCGGCGATGTACTGGCGTGCGTCGGCAAACGCTAGCCGCATCGCCTCGATCATCAAGTGCAGACGCTCCGGACTGTCCCACGGCATCGCCGCCAGATCGAACCCTTCAGCGATATTCATCGCGATCAGCGCAGTCAGTCCCTGCCCGTTCGGTGGACACTCGTGGATCGTCACGCCCCGATAAATCGTGCTGATCGGGTCGTCCCACGTCGAATGATGCGCCTTGAGGTCGTCCATCGTCAGCAGGCCACCCTGCGACTGCACGGTCGAGACGATCGCCTCGCCGATCGGGCCCTCGTAGTAAGCGGACGGCCCGCCTTCGGCAACCAGTTGGAACGTGCGCGCCAGACCCGGTAGTTTGACGACCTGCCCGACCCTAGGCGGCTGACCTCCCGGCAAGTAGTCCTCGGTATTGGGGCTTTGCGCAAGGAAACGCGCGTTGCGCGGCGCGGCCCACAGGTTGCCGAAAACCGGATGCACCG encodes:
- a CDS encoding glucose-1-phosphate thymidylyltransferase, whose amino-acid sequence is MKAIILAAGQGTRLRPVTLTMPKPMVPVANKPLIEYAVDLLKAAGVHDIGIIVNSLESPIVPMLGNGTKQNVRLEYLVQSEQKGLAHACSLAADFVGDEPFAMLLGDNIFQDQMTKMLTEFEASDAEAAIALGEVADPTRFGIAEVEGDRILRVVEKPKDPPSNLAISGVYLFRRSIFDSISRITPSWRNELEITDAIQDLLTHNKKVSYYTIKGWWIDAGKPDAIVRANQLVMGDMPYSPPPEGDTIENSEVSARVLIGAGSRIINSTVRGPVVVGTGVTIKDSYVGPYTAIGDNVTLEHAEIEASIVMKDCTLRGIDGRIDSSLMADGSIVLSSGRSMPRVHRFILAENSYVQL
- a CDS encoding maleylpyruvate isomerase N-terminal domain-containing protein, translated to MSKSKDQIKAKLDEVRAYFERVLEAVGDRWEQQVYSDGLQWTVRQVLIHVADADRGHNRQAMGYAAGEKVIPDDFDVQRYNTRTTEKFADKPAQQAWNELRESRVALLAWLESVDEDKLDMEGRHASGPIMPVRKMLRIQALHEQAHAQDIAKALGIDA
- a CDS encoding molybdopterin-dependent oxidoreductase, with amino-acid sequence MHGKANAFIIHQTDPFNGGPDPRVLAREAITPADLFYVRGHAPVPQIPPEDCTVVVDGLVSHPLTLRLSDLQRGFPVKTSEVTLQCAGNRRTELHNVKPMQPNALLWMTEAISNATWTGVSLSDILMRVGVQDEASHVAFLGADRGASPNGDGFGGSIPLSKAQGKDVLLAWAMNGEPLQPIHGGPLRVVVPGYYAARSVKWLNRITVQDGPSDNHFQSHDYKVFPPDVTEDNVEWEAGEMLGEQRTHAALLSPVDGDAVDVGKVTLEGYAMAGGDSMINGVEISLDGGESWRAADLTTEPRQWIWTLWRAEVELPAGEHTIIVRANDNAGSTQPPAVEDLWNFRGYQNFAWHRVAISAS
- a CDS encoding FHA domain-containing protein; this encodes MQGSDTFRLVQRRGPQPNTVYELTKDVHSLGRDIANDIVINDAEVSRHHLRFQRGVDGFTIADLGSTNGTFINGQRLVGSRPLNHGDMVSLGETVTLGYERMRAGAPSGSDAPTYAPGPTPYAPSPEPQSPYAPQGRPDTPPYTPPADGGYGGQYAQPQQPQYPQQQGYGQQQPYYPQEYSAPGYGQQQPGYAPPGQVPPGYDYDPYAVREEEPRSALRWIAIGCAVLLVFCACVGGIGLVIIDTLRLWDSVPILRDIACMFANCG
- a CDS encoding uracil-DNA glycosylase translates to MQQDRATALKAIADRVAACRACRLYERARNPVPGSGDPDAEIVFVGEGPGEQEDIQGLPFVGRSGQYLDYLLNLIGLKRSQVFIANVVKHRPPNNRDPQPDEIAACEPFLNEQLAAIDPLIIVTLGRFSMARYFPNAKISSIHGKPRYEGRVAYYPLYHPAAALRNPALRYDMEDDINRIPAILTEVRRLRSIAAGIPDAPPHEDDPPRQLSLF
- a CDS encoding gamma-glutamyltransferase family protein, producing the protein MNYDFKSRRSMVLGQGGMVAANNPLAAQAGLDVLRRGGNAADAAVATAAMLNVTDPASTGIGGDMFALYYDAKTRTVTALNGSGRAPAAASISALAERGVTGAIPDRSVYAITVPGACMGWHDLLARHGRMGLADVLRDPIHYARDGYPVHPVFGNLWAAPRNARFLAQSPNTEDYLPGGQPPRVGQVVKLPGLARTFQLVAEGGPSAYYEGPIGEAIVSTVQSQGGLLTMDDLKAHHSTWDDPISTIYRGVTIHECPPNGQGLTALIAMNIAEGFDLAAMPWDSPERLHLMIEAMRLAFADARQYIADPSRADVPTDGLLNKGYAADRRALISADRAMQPPSFGMPPDSSDTVYLCTADGEGNACSFINSLYMGFGTGIVAKGYGVFLQNRGANFVLDPGYRNALEGGKRPYHTIIPGMATRTDGSLFGPFGVMGGFMQPQGHFQVISGMIDDDLNPQEALDRPRWCLSDGTGDSVLALEDGISFKTAARLASLGHNVRPVAGDERLLFGSGQIIVRDPETGVLHGGCDPRKDSVVAVF